A window from Citrus sinensis cultivar Valencia sweet orange chromosome 3, DVS_A1.0, whole genome shotgun sequence encodes these proteins:
- the LOC102610069 gene encoding respiratory burst oxidase homolog protein A: protein MRGSASHQRRWASDTVPGRTVVSSASSPGTESNPAEEYVEVTIDLQDDDTIVLRSVEPAPPHVLSIEDGAGAGSETPSSASLSPSIKRSSSNRLRHFSQELKAEAVAKAKQFSQELKAELRRFSWSHGQASRVLSASTSSSAQNGNGFDSALAARALRKQRAQLDRTRSGAQKALRGLRFISNSSKTNGVDAWNEVQSNFNKLAKGGFLYRADFAQCIGMRDSKEFALELFDALSRRRRLKVDKISREELYEYWSQITDQSFDSRLQIFFDMVDKNEDGRIAEEEVKEIIMLSASANKLSRLKEQAEEYAALIMEELDPEGLGYIELWQLETLLLQKDTYLNYSQALSYTSQALSQNLQGLRKKNRIKRMSTEFLYYLQENWRRLWVLSLWILIMIGLFTWKFFQYKHKDAFHVMGYCLLTAKGAAETLKFNMALILLPVCRNTITWLRSTRLGFFVPFDDNINFHKTIAAAIVVGVILHVGNHLACDFPRLISSSESDYHRYLSSSFGKHKPTYWDLVKGAEGITGILMVIFMAIAFILATRWFRRNLIKLPKPFDRLTGFNAFWYSHHLFVIVYILLIVHGILLFLVHKWYLKTTWMYLAVPVLAYAGERTLRFFRSGFSTVRLLKVAIYPGNVLTLQMSRPPQFRYKSGQYMFVQCPAVSPFEWHPFSITSAPGDDYLSVHIRQLGDWTQELKRVFSEACEPPVAGKSGLLRADETTKKSLPKLLIDGPYGAPAQDYRNYDVLLLVGLGIGATPFISILKDLLNNIVKQEEQADSVSDFSRTSDNSVGSNDSNTNRVSPKRKKALKTTNAYFYWVTREQGSFDWFKGVMNEVAELDQRGVIEMHNYLTSVYEEGDARSALITMVQALNHAKNGVDIVSGTRVRTHFARPNWKKVLSKLSSKHCNARIGVFYCGAPVLAKELSKLCYEFNQKGSTKFEFHKEHF from the exons ATGAGAGGCTCAGCCAGTCACCAGCGCCGGTGGGCCTCCGACACTGTTCCCGGACGGACGGTGGTGAGTTCGGCGTCTTCACCGGGAACTGAGTCTAACCCGGCAGAGGAATATGTTGAGGTTACAATTGATCTTCAAGACGATGATACAATTGTCCTTAGAAGCGTCGAGCCGGCGCCACCTCATGTGCTTAGCATCGAGGACGGAGCCGGAGCTGGAAGTGAGACTCCGTCGTCGGCCTCTCTATCGCCATCCATAAAACGAAGCTCGTCGAATAGGTTGAGACATTTTTCGCAAGAGTTAAAGGCGGAAGCAGTGGCAAAAGCGAAGCAATTCTCGCAGGAGCTGAAAGCCGAGCTGAGGAGGTTCTCTTGGAGCCATGGACAGGCTTCTCGCGTGCTCTCGGCTTCAACTTCCTCGTCAGCACAGAATGGCAATGGATTCGACTCGGCTTTAGCGGCTCGAGCTTTGAGAAAGCAGCGTGCTCAGCTGGACCGGACCCGGTCCGGCGCCCAGAAGGCTCTTCGTGGATTGAGGTTCATAAGTAACAGTAGTAAAACAAACGGCGTCGACGCATGGAATGAAgttcaaagtaattttaataagctTGCCAAGGGCGGCTTTCTCTATCGTGCCGATTTCGCCCAATGCATAG GAATGAGAGATTCTAAAGAGTTTGCATTGGAGCTTTTTGATGCTTTAAGTAGGAGAAGAAGGTTAAAAGTTGACAAGATTAGCAGAGAAGAGCTTTACGAGTACTGGTCACAAATCACCGATCAAAGCTTTGATTCTCGGCTTCAGATCTTCTTCGATAT GGTCGACAAGAACGAAGATGGAAGAATCGCGGAGGAGGAAGTAAAAGAG ATTATTATGTTAAGTGCTTCTGCCAATAAGTTATCGAGATTGAAGGAGCAAGCAGAAGAATATGCAGCTTTGATAATGGAAGAGCTAGATCCCGAAGGACTTGGATACATAGAG CTATGGCAATTGGAGACGCTTTTGCTACAAAAGGACACGTATCTGAACTACAGCCAAGCGCTGAGCTACACAAGCCAAGCTTTGAGCCAAAACTTACAAGGCTTGAGAAAAAAGAACAGAATCAAAAGAATGAGCACGGAGTTTCTGTATTATCTGCAAGAGAATTGGCGAAGGCTTTGGGTATTGTCACTGTGGATTTTGATTATGATCGGGTTATTTACATGGAAGTTTTTCCAATACAAACACAAAGATGCTTTTCATGTAATGGGTTATTGTCTTCTCACGGCTAAGGGTGCAGCAGAGACCTTAAAATTCAACATGGCTCTAATTCTTTTGCCTGTTTGTAGAAATACAATTACGTGGCTTAGGTCCACCAGGTTGGGTTTCTTTGTGCCTTTTGACGACAACATCAACTTTCATAAG ACAATAGCTGCAGCAATTGTAGTCGGTGTAATTCTGCATGTCGGGAACCATCTCGCATGTGATTTCCCAAGGCTAATAAGCTCTTCAGAAAGTGACTACCATCGGTATCTGAGTTCGTCTTTTGGAAAACATAAACCCACATACTGGGACCTTGTCAAAGGGGCAGAAGGTATTACAGGAATTCTTATGGTCATATTCATGGCAATTGCATTCATTTTAGCAACTCGTTGGTTCAGAAGGAACCTCATTAAGCTGCCAAAGCCCTTCGATAGGCTCACTGGTTTCAATGCTTTCTGGTATTCACACCATTTGTTCGTCATTGTCTATATTCTGCTCATCGTCCACGGCATATTACTTTTCCTCGTTCACAAATGGTACCTAAAGACG ACATGGATGTATCTTGCTGTTCCTGTTCTTGCGTATGCTGGAGAAAGGACCCTGCGATTTTTTCGTTCTGGCTTTTCTACTGTCAGGCTTCTAAAG GTCGCAATATATCCTGGAAATGTTCTCACATTGCAAATGTCAAGGCCTCCACAATTTCGGTACAAGAGCGGACAGTACATGTTTGTTCAGTGTCCTGCTGTGTCTCCATTCGAGTG GCATCCATTTTCTATCACATCTGCTCCTGGTGATGACTACCTTAGTGTTCACATCCGGCAGTTAGGTGACTGGACTCAAGAGCTTAAAAGGGTATTTTCTGAGGCCTGTGAGCCTCCTGTAGCTGGGAAAAGTGGGCTGCTCAGGGCTGATGAaacaacaaagaaaag TCTGCCAAAGCTCTTAATAGATGGGCCTTATGGTGCCCCGGCACAAGACTACCGAAATTATGATGTCCTGCTTCTAGTTGGTCTTGGGATTGGAGCAACACCCTTCATCAGCATTCTGAAGGATCTGCTTAACAACATTGTGAAACAGGAGGAACAAGCT gaTTCTGTGTCAGATTTCAGTAGGACATCAGACAATAGTGTTGGAAGCAATGATTCTAACACCAACAGGGTTTCTCCAAAGCGGAAAAAGGCTCTGAAGACCACCAATGCTTACTTCTACTGGGTAACTAGGGAGCAAGGCTCATTTGATTGGTTCAAAGGTGTCATGAATGAAGTTGCAGAGCTTGATCAGAGG GGTGTCATTGAGATGCACAACTACTTGACTAGTGTGTATGAGGAAGGTGATGCCAGATCAGCTCTAATCACAATGGTTCAAGCTCTTAATCATGCCAAGAACGGAGTGGACATTGTTTCTGGCACTAGG GTGAGAACCCATTTTGCAAGGCCTAATTGGAAGAAGGTTCTGTCTAAATTAAGTTCAAAGCACTGCAATGCCAGGATTG GAGTTTTTTACTGTGGAGCACCAGTTTTGGCTAAAGAACTCAGCAAACTTTGCTATGAGTTCAATCAGAAAGGCTCTACCAAGTTTGAATTCCATAAAGAACACTTCTAA